Proteins found in one Synechococcus sp. MU1643 genomic segment:
- a CDS encoding DUF4278 domain-containing protein, with the protein MTLTYRGQKYNQQKVACASDKPALTYRGVSYAK; encoded by the coding sequence ATGACCCTGACCTATCGCGGCCAGAAATACAACCAGCAAAAAGTGGCTTGCGCATCCGACAAGCCTGCGCTGACCTATCGCGGCGTTTCCTACGCCAA